AGGGCAGGGTGGAGCCGCTGAAGCCCTGGAAGCTGATGAGCCCGCCCGTGCCGGTGGTGCCGCCGCTGGTTATGCGAATGGAGGTCAACTCCAGGCCCACCTGGGCCGAACCGTAGCCCTGGGTCCTGCTGATAAAGCTATCGCCCACCCCGGTGGACCAGGTTACGCCGTCCAGAGAGTAGGCCCAGCGCTCGTCACTGCCCAGGTGGGTGTAATCCAGGGAGTCCAGGCGCACCGGCTGGCCGAAGGCCAACTCCAGGTAGCCTTTGTTCTTGTCCATGGCCCCGTAGCCGGTGCCGGTGTTGACCACGAACCCCAGCCCATCGCTGTTGGGGTCGTAACTGCCCAGGCCCCGCGAGTCCACGTAGACCAGGGAGGATTCCTGACCCTGGTAATAGGCGGTGAGGCTCCACTGCAAACCGCCCAAGTTGCCGTTGAGGCTGGTGGGGCCGGAGTAGCGGGCCTGGTTGCCGCTGGTGGATACCACGTTCCAGGACGAGGTTATGGCCGAGGCCAAATCAGCCACGCTGAATTGGAAGGAGTCGGCTCGGGCCGCGCCGGCGGCCGGCAGGCTCAACACCATGGCCAACAGGGCTATGTGTAAGGCTAAGCGCATGTCTTTTCTTGGAAATCCTCTCACATCCCGATTGTGGTCCGCGAGGC
This region of Desulfarculaceae bacterium genomic DNA includes:
- a CDS encoding PEP-CTERM sorting domain-containing protein (PEP-CTERM proteins occur, often in large numbers, in the proteomes of bacteria that also encode an exosortase, a predicted intramembrane cysteine proteinase. The presence of a PEP-CTERM domain at a protein's C-terminus predicts cleavage within the sorting domain, followed by covalent anchoring to some some component of the (usually Gram-negative) cell surface. Many PEP-CTERM proteins exhibit an unusual sequence composition that includes large numbers of potential glycosylation sites. Expression of one such protein has been shown restore the ability of a bacterium to form floc, a type of biofilm.) — its product is MRLALHIALLAMVLSLPAAGAARADSFQFSVADLASAITSSWNVVSTSGNQARYSGPTSLNGNLGGLQWSLTAYYQGQESSLVYVDSRGLGSYDPNSDGLGFVVNTGTGYGAMDKNKGYLELAFGQPVRLDSLDYTHLGSDERWAYSLDGVTWSTGVGDSFISRTQGYGSAQVGLELTSIRITSGGTTGTGGLISFQGFSGSTLPSGAAPEPGTLLLTASAGGLFWGLRRRSRRAKRA